One window of Quercus robur chromosome 5, dhQueRobu3.1, whole genome shotgun sequence genomic DNA carries:
- the LOC126725260 gene encoding LRR receptor-like serine/threonine-protein kinase IOS1, which translates to MVMGKFKHFIAELLGGLALILLIHAQDQSDFISIDCGLPENSSYTEWETGVDYISDAGFIDSGISKQISTEFKGDLQQQVWSLRSFPEGIRNCYSIKITQGTKYLIRATFFYGNYDAENKLPEFDVQLGANMWNTIKMTNVSDGFVKELIHVPPLNYIQLCLVNTQRGTPFISAIELRPLPNSTYKTTDGSLERFWRVDVGSDSNSQYRYKDDVCDRIWWPYNYEEWTGLSTIESPSSNRYRPPSVVMSTAATPINDSAPLYFHWYPEDATSKYYIYLHFAEVVKLTANQSRSFNVMLNGKHWYGPYVPDYLSAFTLYSEEALTSDEGKYVFSLIKTENSTLPPIINAIEIYSVKNLLQSETDQEDVGAITKIKSTYGVKRNWQGDPCAPKAYSWEGLNCSYDGYNAPRIISLNLSSSELTGAISADISSLVMLQYLDLSNNNLIGSVPDFLSQLQYLEVLNLERNQLNGSIPAELIKRSKSGSLLLSVGENSNLCASDSCERKKSKNNIVVLILASVVGLLILSLTIAAIFCGLTRRKKQDKTRVALVDTEPNVQNRPLESMQRQVTYSDLQRITNNFERILGKGGFGTVYYGCMDGIRVAVKVFSPSSSVQGYQQFQAEVKLLVRVHHKNLTTLVGYCYEGTNMGLVYEYMANRDLEAQLSGHNTNILSWQARLQIAIDAAEGLEYLHHGCKPPIIHRDVKTTNILLNEKFNAKLGDFGLSKIFQTDSGTHVSTNVVGTPGYLDPEYYKSNWLNEKSDVYSFGVVLLKIITNRPVIGRSQDRTHISQWVSFMLAKGDIQNIVDPRLGGDFDVNSVWKAVEVAMVCVSPTSNRRPTMSQVVAELKESLTTELSQKMEGYGVELKDSFDMINMDLDTELNPLAR; encoded by the exons ATGGTGATGGGGAAGTTCAAACATTTCATCGCTGAATTGCTTGGAGGATTGGCTCTTATTCTTCTGATTCATGCTCAGGATCAATCAG ACTTCATTAGCATAGATTGTGGGTTGCCAGAAAATTCGAGCTATACAGAGTGGGAAACAGGTGTAGATTACATTTCTGACGCGGGATTCATAGACTCTGGTATAAGCAAGCAGATATCAACTGAATTTAAAGGTGATCTTCAACAACAAGTATGGAGTCTCAGAAGCTTTCCTGAAGGAATCCGAAACTGTTACAGCATAAAGATTACACAAGGCACCAAGTATTTGATCCGAGCAACTTTCTTCTACGGGAATTATGATGCAGAAAATAAGTTACCAGAATTTGATGTTCAACTAGGAGCAAATATGTGGAATACGATCAAAATGACGAATGTATCCGATGGTTTCGTCAAGGAGCTGATACATGTACCACCTCTAAATTATATACAACTGTGTCTTGTAAACACGCAACGTGGGACACCGTTTATATCTGCAATAGAGTTAAGGCCACTGCCCAATTCGACGTATAAGACAACAGATGGATCACTAGAACGCTTTTGGCGCGTGGATGTTGGTTCCGATAGCAATTCACAATACAG GTATAAGGACGATGTTTGTGATCGCATTTGGTGGCCCTATAATTACGAAGAGTGGACAGGTCTTAGTACCATTGAATCCCCAAGTTCCAATCGTTATCGGCCACCATCTGTCGTCATGAGTACTGCTGCCACACCAATTAATGATAGTGCTCCCTTGTACTTTCACTGGTACCCAGAGGATGCAACTTCTAAATATTATATCTACTTGCACTTTGCCGAAGTTGTAAAGCTAACAGCCAACCAGTCCAGATCATTCAACGTCATGCTAAATGGGAAGCACTGGTATGGACCTTATGTTCCAGATTATTTGTCGGCTTTCACTTTGTATAGCGAAGAAGCATTGACTAGTGATGAaggaaaatatgttttttcactcatcaaaactgaaaattcaACACTTCCACCCATCATCAATGCAATTGAGATATATTCAGTGAAAAATCTCTTGCAATCAGAAACTGACCAAGAAGATG tTGGTGCTATAACAAAGATCAAGTCAACTTATGGAGTAAAGAGAAACTGGCAAGGAGATCCGTGTGCCCCAAAAGCATACTCGTGGGAAGGTCTAAATTGTAGCTATGATGGTTATAATGCCCCAAGAATAATATCCTT GAATTTGTCCTCAAGTGAATTGACTGGAGCAATATCTGCCGATATATCAAGTCTCGTAATGTTACAATATTT GGATTTATCAAACAATAACTTAATTGGATCAGTTCCTGATTTTTTATCGCAATTGCAATATTTGGAGGTCTT AAACTTAGAACGAAATCAGCTCAATGGTTCTATTCCGGCTGAACTCATAAAAAGATCGAAGAGTGGTTCACTATTGTTAAG TGTGGGAGAAAATTCAAACCTTTGTGCATCAgattcatgtgagaggaaaaAGTCGAAGAACAATATTGTCGTTTTAATACTGGCATCAGTTGTTGGTTTGCTCATCCTCTCATTGACTATAGCGGCTATCTTTTGTGGGCTCACAAGGAGGAAAAAACAAGATAAGACTAGAG TTGCGCTGGTTGATACTGAACCAAACGTCCAGAATCGGCCACTGGAGTCAATGCAACGACAAGTGACATATTCTGATCTCCAAAGAATCACCAACAACTTTGAGAGGATTCTTGGCAAGGGTGGATTTGGAACAGTTTACTATGGCTGCATGGATGGAATTCGTGTAGCAGTAAAGGTGTTCTCTCCATCATCATCAGTTCAAGGGTATCAACAATTTCAAGCAGAG GTTAAACTTCTTGTGAGAGTTCATCATAAAAACTTGACTACCCTTGTCGGGTATTGCTACGAAGGAACCAACATGGGGCTCGTTTATGAGTACATGGCCAACAGAGACTTAGAAGCACAATTGTCAG GTCATAATACAAATATCTTGAGTTGGCAAGCAAGACTTCAAATAGCAATTGATGCAGCTGAAG GTTTGGAGTATTTGCATCATGGTTGTAAGCCACCCATAATCCATAGGGATGTGAAGACCACAAACATTTTGTTGAATGAAAAGTTCAATGCCAAACTAGGTGATTTTGGTCTATCAAAGATTTTCCAAACTGATAGCGGAACACATGTGTCAACAAATGTTGTTGGCACCCCTGGATACTTGGACCCTGA GTACTACAAGTCGAACTGGTTAAATGAAAAAAGTGATGTATACAGCTTTGGAGTTGTTCTATTAAAGATTATCACAAATCGACCTGTGATAGGAAGATCCCAAGATAGGACTCACATAAGCCAGTGGGTGAGTTTCATGCTTGCTAAAGGGGACATTCAAAATATTGTTGATCCAAGGTTGGGTGGAGATTTCGATGTTAACTCGGTTTGGAAAGCTGTTGAAGTAGCCATGGTTTGTGTATCTCCAACTTCCAATAGAAGGCCAACGATGAGTCAGGTAGTCGCAGAACTAAAGGAAAGTTTGACAACCGAATTATCTCAAAAGATGGAGGGCTATGGGGTTGAACTCAAAGATTCATTTGATATGATCAATATGGATCTCGATACTGAACTCAATCCTTTAGCAAg